One stretch of Thermanaerosceptrum fracticalcis DNA includes these proteins:
- a CDS encoding EscU/YscU/HrcU family type III secretion system export apparatus switch protein has translation MKGKKQAAALDYNLEEPQGAPKVIAVGEGLMAEKILSVARDHGIPILENREIVAKLIEVPLGTEIPPDLYEAVARVLAFLYRLDQEKNSKNREES, from the coding sequence ATGAAAGGTAAAAAACAGGCTGCAGCTCTGGACTATAATCTGGAAGAGCCCCAAGGGGCACCGAAAGTCATAGCTGTGGGTGAGGGTTTGATGGCGGAGAAAATCTTAAGCGTAGCCCGGGACCACGGGATACCTATCCTGGAAAACAGGGAAATAGTGGCGAAACTTATAGAAGTACCCCTGGGGACGGAAATTCCTCCTGATCTGTATGAAGCGGTAGCCCGGGTTCTTGCTTTTTTGTACCGGCTTGATCAAGAAAAAAACAGTAAAAACAGGGAAGAAAGCTAA
- a CDS encoding Fur family transcriptional regulator, whose amino-acid sequence MPIKLEDIRTRLHAKDYKLTPQRQLIVKVFSENPNEHLSAEDVYGLVKEEHPEIGLATVYRTLDLLAQLDILRVMNFGDGRSRYELTDIDDHHHHHLICLQCGTVAEFNDDLLESLEAVVQKRNGFKVQNHQLKMYGICKECQSKENEK is encoded by the coding sequence ATGCCGATTAAATTGGAGGATATTAGAACACGTTTGCATGCCAAGGATTATAAGTTAACGCCGCAAAGACAGCTTATTGTTAAAGTATTCTCGGAAAATCCCAATGAACATCTTAGTGCTGAGGATGTTTACGGCTTGGTAAAGGAGGAACATCCTGAAATAGGCCTGGCTACAGTGTATCGTACCTTAGACCTTTTAGCACAGTTGGATATTTTGCGGGTGATGAATTTTGGCGATGGCCGAAGCCGCTATGAATTGACGGATATTGATGACCATCACCATCACCACCTGATTTGTCTCCAGTGTGGTACTGTGGCGGAATTCAATGACGATCTTTTAGAATCCCTGGAAGCAGTGGTACAAAAAAGGAATGGTTTCAAAGTCCAGAATCACCAGCTAAAAATGTATGGTATTTGTAAAGAATGTCAAAGTAAAGAAAATGAGAAATAA
- a CDS encoding DAK2 domain-containing protein — translation MKTKELDGRLWLKLIVTASKYLEDRKNLVDSLNVFPVPDGDTGTNMSLTMASAAKAVLQKQDEHIGNCAKQVAYGALMGARGNSGVILSQLFAGFAKRAEGLDSLGPQVFSEALESAVQAAYKAVMNPVEGTILTVAREASEAGREAAIQPHATIDSVLEAAHKGAIASLQRTPTLLPVLKQAGVVDAGGQGLVYILEGMLSSLKGLDVSDLVIETEEFKPAVAAAGYAPNGDVLEYQYCTEFILKKTLNDLPLDTIRKNLTDKGDCLLVVGNPDTAKIHIHTNYPGTVLDYCINFGSLHEIQIHNMSEQNKEMQLKARAKKHLGLIAVAVGNGLVEIFKSLGVDIIISGGQTMNPSTENFVEAIENILAEEVIILPNNSNVVLAARQAAKLSSKPVEVINTKTIPQGIAALMAFNAEYDLMANKSKMEDASKEVISLEITYAVREAQFEGHDIQKGQILGLVDGKLVTTGSNVKDTVETVIDRTLRNDHELVTIYYGEGIGEEEAHNLVEYLADKYPGIDFELHFGGQPLYYYLISLE, via the coding sequence GTGAAGACAAAAGAATTAGATGGCCGGCTATGGTTAAAGTTAATCGTAACGGCCAGTAAATACCTTGAAGATAGAAAAAATCTGGTGGATTCCCTAAACGTGTTTCCCGTTCCTGATGGAGACACGGGAACCAATATGAGCTTAACTATGGCCTCGGCTGCCAAAGCAGTTTTACAAAAACAAGACGAACATATTGGTAACTGTGCCAAACAAGTCGCTTATGGTGCTTTGATGGGTGCCAGAGGCAACTCTGGTGTTATACTTTCTCAATTATTTGCCGGTTTTGCTAAAAGGGCGGAAGGATTAGATTCTCTCGGCCCTCAGGTGTTTTCTGAAGCATTGGAGAGTGCTGTACAAGCAGCCTATAAAGCCGTGATGAATCCAGTAGAAGGGACAATACTCACCGTGGCCCGGGAAGCATCTGAAGCCGGTCGTGAAGCTGCAATCCAGCCTCATGCCACCATTGATTCAGTATTAGAAGCCGCACATAAGGGAGCCATAGCCTCTTTACAAAGAACACCGACTCTTTTACCGGTATTAAAACAAGCAGGCGTAGTAGATGCTGGCGGCCAGGGTCTGGTGTATATTCTGGAGGGTATGCTGTCCTCCCTTAAAGGTTTAGATGTTTCGGATTTAGTGATAGAAACAGAAGAATTTAAACCAGCGGTGGCGGCAGCGGGATATGCGCCCAATGGTGATGTGCTGGAGTACCAGTATTGTACTGAATTTATCCTGAAAAAAACATTAAATGACCTGCCCCTTGATACGATTAGGAAAAACCTTACCGATAAAGGAGACTGTCTTCTGGTAGTGGGAAATCCTGATACGGCCAAAATACACATTCATACCAATTACCCTGGGACGGTACTGGATTATTGTATAAATTTTGGTTCCCTCCATGAAATACAGATACATAACATGAGCGAACAAAATAAAGAGATGCAGCTTAAAGCGCGGGCCAAAAAACATTTAGGACTTATCGCTGTGGCCGTTGGCAATGGTTTGGTAGAGATCTTCAAAAGTCTAGGGGTAGACATTATCATATCTGGTGGTCAGACCATGAATCCCAGCACAGAAAATTTCGTGGAAGCCATTGAGAATATTTTGGCGGAAGAAGTCATTATTTTACCCAACAACAGTAACGTCGTCCTGGCTGCCCGGCAAGCGGCCAAACTTTCCAGTAAACCCGTGGAAGTTATTAACACAAAAACAATACCCCAGGGTATTGCCGCACTAATGGCTTTTAATGCCGAGTATGACCTTATGGCCAACAAGTCCAAAATGGAAGACGCAAGTAAAGAGGTAATTTCTCTGGAAATAACCTATGCGGTACGTGAAGCCCAGTTTGAAGGGCATGATATCCAAAAAGGACAAATACTTGGGCTGGTAGATGGCAAACTAGTCACCACAGGCAGTAACGTGAAAGACACAGTGGAAACTGTTATTGATAGGACCTTGCGGAACGACCATGAATTGGTGACGATTTATTATGGCGAAGGGATTGGGGAAGAGGAAGCACACAATCTGGTAGAATACCTGGCAGATAAGTATCCGGGCATCGATTTTGAATTACACTTTGGTGGCCAACCCTTGTATTATTACCTAATATCCTTAGAGTAA
- a CDS encoding sugar ABC transporter substrate-binding protein, with product MKKNWRQAICIMLVFLLAAGCSRVPQLRPKKQQEEQNKTKIAVSIPNSTNENYIVLKEIMTKKAGEEKMEISWLDAQNDPLKQDKDLEEALKEKVKVIIVQPVNPEMLTKKFGDIQKKDAKIIALGSLPPDSTADAFITPDFERAGEMQAQQMLQTIKGNEPYTVLLLRGSRGDPIAERIVKGNLNVLRENKNIGAIWTEEIVNWDPSLAFNVVKKYLENNKIPQAILASSPELSLGALQALEQKGMAGKVKTFGIGTDQKIVEAMEKGYHAAEIDIMPELVAQVSLQAAKDLEKDEPWEYEQLINNGSHTVPARFTPIRAITKENLSLMKERLETIKKQREKKESPEKKPGGNQGGGESTKPAARGWE from the coding sequence ATGAAAAAAAATTGGCGACAGGCTATCTGTATTATGCTGGTATTTTTGCTGGCAGCGGGTTGCAGTAGGGTACCTCAATTAAGACCTAAGAAACAACAAGAAGAGCAAAACAAGACCAAAATTGCCGTAAGCATACCCAATTCCACCAACGAAAACTATATAGTTTTGAAAGAAATCATGACGAAAAAAGCTGGAGAAGAAAAAATGGAGATTTCCTGGCTCGATGCCCAGAATGATCCCCTGAAACAGGACAAGGATTTGGAAGAAGCACTGAAAGAAAAGGTTAAAGTTATTATTGTACAGCCGGTCAACCCCGAAATGTTAACCAAGAAGTTTGGGGATATCCAGAAAAAAGATGCGAAGATTATCGCTCTTGGTTCTCTACCGCCAGACAGCACGGCTGATGCCTTTATCACCCCTGATTTTGAGAGGGCCGGGGAAATGCAGGCCCAGCAAATGCTACAAACTATTAAAGGAAACGAGCCTTATACGGTTTTGTTGCTGAGGGGTTCACGGGGGGACCCTATTGCTGAACGTATTGTAAAAGGTAATTTGAATGTTTTGCGTGAAAATAAAAACATAGGAGCCATCTGGACGGAGGAAATAGTAAACTGGGATCCTTCATTGGCCTTTAATGTTGTGAAAAAGTATCTGGAAAACAATAAAATTCCTCAAGCCATTTTAGCTTCCTCACCCGAATTGTCATTAGGTGCCTTGCAGGCTCTGGAGCAAAAAGGTATGGCCGGGAAAGTTAAGACTTTTGGTATTGGCACCGACCAAAAAATTGTGGAAGCCATGGAAAAGGGATACCATGCAGCAGAGATCGATATCATGCCTGAACTGGTTGCTCAAGTTTCGCTTCAAGCGGCCAAGGATTTGGAGAAAGATGAGCCCTGGGAATACGAACAGCTTATAAATAACGGAAGCCATACGGTACCCGCAAGGTTTACACCCATTCGCGCCATAACCAAAGAAAATCTTTCGCTGATGAAAGAAAGGCTGGAAACTATCAAGAAACAACGGGAGAAAAAAGAGAGCCCGGAAAAAAAACCTGGCGGTAACCAAGGGGGGGGGGAATCAACAAAGCCAGCAGCAAGAGGGTGGGAGTAA
- a CDS encoding DegV family protein, protein MMSQVKIVTDSTADLPLALIKELGITVVPLKVLFGENVYCEGVDISAREFYEKLKESDKLPTTSQPSPGEFQEVFNSLSADGSSVISIHISANMSGTYQAALIAKNALPGRDITVIDSKLVSMALGLVVIEAARAARAGKNKLEIINIAHNVMNKVNTYFVVDTLEYLQKGGRIGKAQALLGTMLNIKPILTLQDGFVASFEKVRGKGKALERILELARKFSDAHEGREIRCALVHADVLDETIAFHKRMISELRCSEHIISDIGAVVGTHAGPGTIALFFYAD, encoded by the coding sequence ATGATGAGTCAGGTAAAGATTGTTACTGACAGTACAGCCGATTTACCTCTGGCCTTGATAAAGGAATTGGGTATTACTGTTGTACCTCTTAAAGTCCTCTTTGGGGAAAACGTTTACTGTGAAGGTGTTGATATCAGCGCCAGGGAATTTTACGAGAAATTGAAGGAAAGTGATAAGCTCCCCACCACATCCCAGCCTTCACCGGGAGAATTTCAGGAAGTATTTAATAGTCTTTCGGCGGACGGCTCTTCTGTAATTTCCATTCACATTTCCGCTAACATGAGTGGGACATACCAGGCTGCCTTGATTGCGAAAAATGCTTTGCCTGGTAGAGATATCACCGTCATTGACAGTAAACTTGTTTCCATGGCCTTAGGTTTGGTGGTGATTGAGGCTGCCCGGGCGGCCAGGGCAGGCAAAAATAAATTGGAAATTATCAATATTGCCCATAACGTAATGAATAAGGTAAATACATACTTTGTGGTGGATACTCTGGAATACTTGCAAAAAGGAGGGCGTATTGGTAAGGCTCAGGCCCTTTTGGGCACCATGTTGAATATCAAACCCATACTCACCCTCCAGGATGGTTTTGTGGCATCTTTTGAAAAAGTAAGGGGAAAGGGGAAAGCATTAGAACGGATTTTAGAACTGGCCCGTAAATTTTCCGATGCCCATGAAGGCCGCGAGATTCGTTGTGCGCTGGTCCATGCTGATGTGCTCGATGAAACAATTGCCTTCCATAAACGTATGATTTCCGAACTCAGGTGTAGTGAACACATTATTTCTGATATCGGGGCGGTAGTAGGTACCCATGCTGGTCCCGGCACCATAGCCTTGTTCTTTTATGCCGATTAA
- a CDS encoding flagellar hook-length control protein FliK, with protein sequence MMDKMNNLILCLGTSTKENTLLTFSPGQKFMATVVSREGNNYILQLGARLIVAQSHIPLEIGQVMRLQVLSHEGQKVLFKTIPAGMEEKEVKKEDPLKQLMKKYGFSIDKEMTKIETALRRIPVAQGEALRYLVDPHIMLALLFPNNKQKGGYESIEILHYGQKAKDKKIFEIHMQMDYKKLGHIQIVLTVVDGYTYVQMWPEQEDTEILLKERIGILKTATTICQVVPAPMGPLIRKEVRDSIDCTV encoded by the coding sequence ATGATGGATAAAATGAACAATCTCATTTTATGTCTGGGAACATCAACGAAAGAAAATACTCTTTTGACATTTTCTCCCGGGCAAAAGTTTATGGCTACCGTGGTTTCAAGGGAAGGAAATAACTATATTTTGCAGTTGGGGGCCCGGTTAATTGTTGCCCAATCCCATATCCCCCTGGAAATCGGCCAGGTTATGCGCCTTCAGGTTTTAAGCCATGAAGGCCAAAAGGTTCTCTTTAAAACTATACCGGCCGGGATGGAGGAAAAAGAAGTTAAAAAAGAAGATCCTTTAAAACAATTGATGAAAAAATATGGGTTTTCCATCGATAAAGAGATGACAAAAATTGAAACAGCTTTAAGAAGAATTCCGGTTGCCCAAGGAGAAGCTTTGCGTTATTTGGTGGATCCCCATATCATGTTGGCTTTACTTTTCCCCAATAATAAACAAAAGGGTGGCTATGAGTCCATAGAGATATTACACTATGGGCAGAAAGCTAAAGATAAGAAGATTTTTGAAATTCACATGCAGATGGATTATAAAAAATTAGGACATATCCAGATTGTGCTCACAGTAGTAGATGGATATACCTATGTCCAAATGTGGCCGGAACAGGAAGATACGGAAATTTTACTTAAGGAGCGCATCGGTATTCTGAAGACAGCCACTACTATTTGCCAGGTCGTCCCCGCACCCATGGGTCCTTTGATTCGAAAAGAAGTGCGAGACAGTATTGATTGCACTGTATGA
- a CDS encoding TrkH family potassium uptake protein has protein sequence MNYQKIISSLGIMLMIIGVSMVLPLMWSLYYGDSDWLAFLGSSIVTFLAGFVAHKATKLEGTFHNREAFIVVTFSWLLASAFGAIPYILTGTFTSYADAFFETMSGFTTTGASVLTDIESLPHGVLFWRSLTHWLGGMGIVVLFIAILSSLGTGGMQMFRAESPGPVAEKIKPRISETAKILWYTYLLFTIVETLLLWLLGMPLFDALCHTFGTLATGGFSTKNASIGYYTNPMIHWVITIFMFMSGANFALYYQALRGRSLWTFWRNPEFKLYSLIVLASIAFVSFDLFLAGIKGIGNILNLASFQVVSIITTTGYATADFDRWPFFSQAILVALMFVGGCAGSTGGSIKVGRILVLLKQCLLELQKVVHPRAIMNLKIGAKNVPHDIVINILQFFFIYILITIFGTVFMALLGLDLTSAFTAVAATLGNVGPGLAKVGPVQNYSFIPATGKYMLSIFMLLGRLELYTVLVLILPSFWKK, from the coding sequence ATGAATTATCAAAAAATTATCTCCTCATTAGGTATTATGTTAATGATTATCGGCGTCTCCATGGTATTGCCCCTGATGTGGTCCTTATATTACGGGGATTCTGACTGGCTGGCTTTTTTGGGTAGCAGTATAGTTACCTTCCTGGCTGGTTTTGTCGCCCATAAAGCAACTAAACTGGAAGGGACTTTTCACAACCGTGAAGCCTTTATCGTAGTCACTTTTAGCTGGCTGTTGGCTTCGGCCTTTGGCGCCATACCTTATATTTTAACCGGTACTTTTACCTCCTATGCCGACGCCTTTTTTGAGACTATGTCCGGTTTTACCACAACGGGAGCCAGTGTTTTGACTGATATTGAGTCTTTACCCCATGGAGTATTGTTTTGGCGTAGTTTAACCCACTGGCTGGGTGGAATGGGTATTGTTGTGCTGTTTATCGCTATTTTATCCTCCCTGGGCACGGGGGGCATGCAAATGTTTAGGGCGGAATCACCGGGTCCGGTAGCGGAAAAAATAAAACCCCGTATCAGTGAAACGGCTAAAATCTTATGGTACACCTATCTCCTGTTTACTATAGTTGAAACCTTGCTGCTCTGGTTACTGGGGATGCCCCTTTTCGATGCTTTGTGTCATACTTTTGGGACCTTAGCTACGGGGGGATTTTCTACTAAGAATGCCAGTATCGGCTATTATACTAATCCTATGATTCACTGGGTTATAACAATTTTTATGTTTATGTCCGGTGCTAATTTTGCGTTGTACTATCAGGCTCTCAGGGGCAGGAGTTTATGGACTTTTTGGCGTAATCCGGAATTTAAATTATATTCCTTGATTGTACTGGCTTCCATTGCTTTTGTCTCCTTCGATTTATTTCTTGCAGGAATAAAGGGAATAGGCAATATTTTAAACCTGGCAAGTTTTCAGGTTGTTTCCATCATTACAACTACAGGTTATGCTACCGCCGATTTTGACCGCTGGCCTTTTTTCTCCCAGGCTATCCTGGTGGCTTTAATGTTTGTAGGAGGATGTGCAGGTTCTACTGGCGGTTCTATTAAAGTGGGACGTATCCTGGTTTTACTTAAACAGTGCCTCCTGGAATTACAAAAGGTGGTTCACCCACGGGCCATTATGAACTTAAAAATTGGCGCTAAAAATGTTCCTCATGACATTGTGATAAATATTCTGCAGTTTTTCTTTATTTACATCTTAATAACAATTTTCGGTACAGTTTTTATGGCTCTGCTTGGATTAGACCTGACCAGCGCCTTTACTGCTGTGGCAGCAACATTGGGTAATGTTGGCCCCGGCCTGGCCAAGGTGGGTCCGGTACAGAACTATAGTTTTATACCGGCCACTGGCAAATATATGCTTTCTATCTTTATGCTGCTGGGCCGTTTGGAACTGTACACGGTACTGGTGCTAATCCTGCCTTCTTTCTGGAAAAAATAA
- the trkA gene encoding Trk system potassium transporter TrkA: MRVIIIGAGKVGYNIAQILAYENQDVVVIEQNEERARHLEENLDVQVVIGSGASCRTLEEAGIKEASLLVAVTEIDEVNMIACMMAKQYGVLKTIARVRNPEYVEDNKLNKGAISGIDLIINPELVTAKEIAKLIEVPEALDVVYYADGKIQLLELKIPGHAPVAGKKMKDLKFNCPFLIVAIVREGHMIIPRGDDVVLPEDIIFILGKTKEMIRIERFLGTERQKAERVMILGGDLTGYHLAKILEERKISVKVIEKDYKRCMEISKHLENTLVLHGDGTDLDLLKEEGAGETDVFVCLTDDDKLNLLVALLSKHLGAKRTIAQVRRSDYISLMEGVGVDVGISPRILTANAILRFIKKGVNVVSVTLLSQAQAEMMELVVTPESKVVNKKLKELVFPTGAIIGSIYRNNQVIVPTGEDYLKSGDTVTVFALPKAIGKVEEYFTAK, encoded by the coding sequence ATGAGAGTAATCATCATTGGCGCGGGAAAAGTTGGCTATAACATTGCTCAAATACTGGCCTACGAAAACCAGGATGTGGTAGTCATTGAACAAAACGAAGAAAGAGCGCGCCATCTGGAAGAAAATCTTGATGTCCAGGTAGTGATAGGCAGTGGTGCCAGCTGCCGGACTTTGGAAGAAGCAGGGATCAAAGAAGCCTCTCTCCTGGTTGCAGTTACCGAGATTGATGAAGTAAACATGATCGCCTGTATGATGGCCAAGCAGTATGGGGTTCTCAAAACCATTGCCCGGGTGAGGAATCCGGAATACGTAGAAGATAATAAGCTGAACAAAGGAGCGATTTCAGGAATTGATCTCATTATCAATCCTGAACTGGTAACAGCCAAGGAAATAGCCAAGCTCATTGAAGTACCGGAAGCTTTGGATGTGGTCTATTATGCGGACGGAAAAATACAGTTACTGGAACTAAAAATCCCCGGCCATGCTCCTGTTGCCGGTAAAAAAATGAAGGACCTGAAATTTAACTGTCCTTTTTTAATTGTGGCCATCGTTAGGGAAGGCCACATGATCATACCCCGCGGTGATGACGTGGTATTACCCGAGGATATCATTTTTATCCTGGGTAAAACTAAAGAAATGATTCGAATTGAGAGATTTTTAGGAACAGAAAGACAAAAAGCCGAACGAGTAATGATCTTAGGTGGTGACCTTACCGGGTACCACCTGGCGAAAATATTGGAGGAAAGAAAGATCTCGGTCAAGGTTATTGAAAAAGACTATAAAAGATGTATGGAGATTTCCAAACATTTGGAGAACACACTGGTATTACACGGTGATGGTACTGATCTGGACCTTCTTAAAGAAGAGGGGGCAGGAGAAACTGATGTATTCGTTTGTCTTACCGATGACGACAAACTGAATCTCTTAGTTGCTCTCCTATCCAAACACCTTGGTGCAAAACGGACCATTGCCCAGGTGCGACGCTCCGACTACATTAGCCTCATGGAGGGTGTTGGTGTTGATGTGGGGATAAGCCCCAGGATACTGACGGCCAACGCTATTCTACGCTTTATCAAAAAAGGGGTTAATGTTGTCTCTGTAACCCTGCTAAGTCAAGCTCAGGCTGAAATGATGGAGTTAGTTGTTACCCCCGAATCAAAGGTAGTAAACAAAAAGTTAAAAGAATTGGTCTTTCCCACCGGCGCCATTATTGGATCTATTTACCGCAATAACCAAGTGATTGTACCAACAGGGGAAGATTACTTGAAGTCCGGTGACACAGTGACCGTCTTTGCCCTACCCAAGGCCATAGGCAAGGTTGAAGAGTACTTTACAGCTAAATAA
- a CDS encoding GIY-YIG nuclease family protein has protein sequence MEWTLYLLKCADGSIYTGITKDLERRLRNHQEGKGAKYTRGRHPFSLHFTYKGLTYRQALQLEYIIRRLPHDKKEDLARYGTDYVLGLLTEK, from the coding sequence ATGGAATGGACCCTTTATTTGTTAAAATGCGCCGATGGTTCGATTTATACAGGTATTACCAAGGATTTAGAACGCAGGTTAAGGAATCATCAAGAGGGGAAAGGTGCCAAGTACACAAGGGGTCGACATCCTTTCTCCTTACATTTCACGTATAAGGGATTGACGTACCGCCAAGCCCTGCAATTAGAGTACATCATTAGGCGGTTACCTCACGATAAGAAAGAAGACCTGGCAAGATATGGCACTGACTACGTATTAGGATTATTAACTGAAAAATAG